A section of the Ruania halotolerans genome encodes:
- a CDS encoding helix-turn-helix domain-containing protein translates to MVVLRREIGDVLRGARQGQGRTLREVSSAARVSLGYLSEVERGQKEASSELLFSICEALNIPLSVVLREVSDRVALAEGVAIPDTIPADFLSQFGHEDLATV, encoded by the coding sequence ATGGTGGTTCTACGACGAGAGATCGGTGATGTCCTTCGGGGCGCCCGTCAGGGGCAGGGTCGTACCCTGCGTGAGGTGTCGTCGGCGGCGCGAGTCTCCCTCGGCTACCTCTCCGAGGTGGAGCGCGGGCAGAAGGAAGCCTCTTCGGAGCTACTCTTCTCCATCTGTGAGGCCCTGAACATTCCGCTCTCCGTGGTTCTGCGTGAGGTTTCGGACCGCGTGGCACTCGCTGAGGGCGTCGCGATTCCGGACACGATCCCAGCGGACTTCCTCAGTCAATTCGGCCACGAGGACCTCGCGACCGTCTGA
- a CDS encoding CinA family protein: MPASSSTIATRSVIIRARMAGLTVAVAESLTAGAVAARLADPPGASMVLVGGVVAYATAVKEDVLGVDRGLLAECGPVNPDVALQMADGVRRLLGADVGVATTGVAGPGPADGQPAGTVFVAAVASRGAATGIEYSQVRGYQLAGPRSMVRQATCGLALAALAGVLERVPRV, translated from the coding sequence GTGCCCGCGTCTTCTTCCACGATCGCGACCCGGTCGGTGATCATCCGAGCCCGTATGGCGGGGCTCACGGTGGCAGTGGCGGAGTCACTCACCGCTGGCGCGGTGGCCGCGAGACTGGCCGATCCGCCTGGCGCATCCATGGTTCTCGTCGGTGGGGTGGTGGCGTATGCGACGGCTGTGAAGGAGGACGTCTTGGGCGTGGACCGGGGTCTACTCGCCGAGTGTGGCCCCGTGAATCCGGATGTGGCCCTGCAGATGGCCGACGGCGTCCGCCGCTTGCTCGGGGCCGACGTTGGGGTGGCCACGACCGGTGTGGCCGGACCCGGGCCGGCCGACGGTCAACCGGCCGGGACCGTGTTCGTGGCCGCCGTCGCCTCGCGAGGCGCAGCGACAGGCATCGAGTACAGCCAGGTGCGTGGGTACCAGCTTGCGGGGCCCCGCTCGATGGTGCGCCAGGCCACCTGTGGGTTGGCCCTAGCCGCACTCGCGGGAGTACTGGAGCGGGTGCCTCGAGTGTGA
- the pgsA gene encoding CDP-diacylglycerol--glycerol-3-phosphate 3-phosphatidyltransferase yields the protein MTSNAESPLTHSPSQVWNLPNALTMLRVVLVPVFVLLLWQDSAGTQVGALGVFIAAAITDKLDGSIARSRGIVTNFGKIADPFADKLLTGSAFVMLSVLGVIPWWVTIVILVREVGITILRFVMVRRSVMAASNGGKLKTVLQIVAICLLLLPAAALFGSPLGEIVLVTGLVVLYVAAAVTVVTGLDYCWRAWRIVRDQRP from the coding sequence GTGACGAGCAACGCTGAATCGCCGCTGACGCACTCGCCATCGCAGGTGTGGAACCTGCCGAACGCGCTCACCATGCTGCGGGTGGTGCTGGTGCCTGTCTTTGTGCTGCTTCTCTGGCAGGACAGCGCCGGTACCCAAGTGGGGGCGCTCGGGGTGTTCATTGCCGCGGCGATCACGGATAAGCTCGACGGCTCGATCGCACGCAGCCGCGGAATCGTCACCAACTTCGGCAAGATCGCCGATCCGTTCGCCGACAAGCTCCTCACCGGTTCGGCGTTCGTGATGCTGTCTGTCCTCGGGGTGATCCCGTGGTGGGTGACCATCGTGATCCTCGTTCGCGAAGTGGGAATCACCATTCTGCGGTTTGTGATGGTGCGCCGTTCGGTGATGGCAGCCTCCAACGGCGGCAAGTTGAAGACGGTGCTGCAGATCGTGGCCATCTGTTTGCTCCTCCTTCCGGCGGCGGCCCTGTTCGGCTCCCCGCTCGGAGAGATTGTCCTCGTGACGGGGCTGGTGGTGCTGTACGTGGCGGCCGCGGTGACGGTGGTGACGGGCCTGGACTATTGCTGGCGGGCGTGGCGCATCGTGCGTGATCAGCGGCCATGA
- a CDS encoding CapA family protein, with amino-acid sequence MSPRRRRTWVLPAVLTLVVLIALTAALGAVVHRASTEENADPTGTGTVTGEPSTEPPTEDATPSQEPSEDAVFTIGAAGDVLPHDTPIRVARTDSGYDFTPMLEATRPWSAGVDLALCNMEVPLALPEEEPSGYPLFGAPGELPGNLADLGWDGCSTGTNHSLDRGPDNLAYTLDVFDDVGLGHAGSARSQDEADTPQLYRLDRAGQQITVAQIGGTYGTNGLPIPADAPWSVTLLDAESLISQARQARDAGADLVVATLHWGVEYQNSPNSEQTELAQALAESGQVDLVIGNHPHVPQPFALLDGGPDGSGMWVAYSLGNFISNQDDACCVPQTATGLFMTATVVKPADGPARVTGVEWTPTTVDREGGQRVYPLAELISGDQPSALTLSANELQSRADGVQSVMAESTGAEFDERVEAPEPTGPEPEVVPRS; translated from the coding sequence ATGTCACCACGCCGCCGGCGCACCTGGGTGCTGCCCGCCGTCCTCACTCTCGTCGTCCTGATCGCCCTGACTGCAGCGCTCGGCGCTGTGGTGCATCGGGCGAGCACGGAGGAGAACGCGGATCCGACGGGCACCGGCACAGTCACCGGAGAACCCAGTACTGAGCCCCCGACCGAGGATGCGACGCCCAGCCAGGAGCCCTCCGAGGACGCCGTCTTCACGATCGGCGCCGCCGGAGATGTGCTCCCGCATGACACTCCGATCCGGGTCGCTCGCACCGACTCTGGATACGACTTCACACCGATGCTCGAAGCCACACGGCCTTGGAGTGCTGGTGTGGACCTCGCCCTGTGCAATATGGAGGTGCCGCTCGCCCTCCCAGAGGAGGAGCCGAGTGGATATCCGCTCTTCGGAGCTCCTGGGGAACTCCCGGGGAATCTCGCCGATCTCGGATGGGATGGATGCTCCACCGGCACCAACCACTCCCTGGACCGCGGACCGGACAATCTCGCCTACACCCTGGACGTCTTCGATGACGTCGGCCTCGGCCACGCCGGCTCCGCCCGCAGTCAGGATGAGGCGGATACGCCGCAGCTCTACCGCCTCGACCGCGCCGGACAACAGATCACCGTGGCCCAGATCGGCGGCACGTACGGTACCAACGGTCTCCCGATCCCGGCCGATGCACCCTGGTCGGTCACGCTCTTGGATGCCGAATCTCTGATCAGCCAGGCACGGCAGGCGCGGGACGCCGGCGCCGACCTGGTGGTGGCCACCTTGCACTGGGGCGTCGAGTACCAGAACAGCCCGAACTCTGAGCAGACCGAGCTGGCGCAGGCGCTCGCCGAGTCCGGGCAGGTGGACCTGGTGATCGGAAACCATCCACACGTTCCGCAGCCGTTCGCCCTGCTCGACGGCGGCCCCGACGGTTCTGGCATGTGGGTCGCCTATTCGCTCGGAAACTTCATCTCCAACCAGGACGATGCCTGTTGCGTACCGCAGACGGCCACCGGGCTGTTCATGACAGCCACCGTCGTCAAGCCTGCGGACGGCCCCGCTCGAGTCACCGGAGTGGAATGGACGCCGACCACTGTCGATCGCGAAGGCGGACAGCGGGTGTACCCGCTCGCCGAACTCATCAGCGGTGACCAGCCCAGTGCTCTCACTCTCTCGGCCAACGAACTCCAGTCCCGTGCCGATGGTGTTCAGTCCGTGATGGCCGAGTCCACCGGCGCCGAGTTCGACGAGCGCGTCGAAGCCCCCGAACCGACAGGGCCGGAACCGGAAGTGGTGCCTCGATCGTGA
- a CDS encoding FtsK/SpoIIIE family DNA translocase produces MATRTTSPARSAAPGRKKGGSAAKAPASRPRGTRKQPARPALPIRIVRGLWMGTAHVIGGTARSIGSGAKGLDPAHRRDGFAFLLLALAVIVAVREWFGLSGNAGDWVHAAAAGGVGVLAVVIPVILIFLAIRLMRHPDRGEVNGRITIGISAIVVAVCGLVHVASGLPAPPNWFDVFGAGGLIGWVAANPLSAALTIWVTIPLLALLGFFGLLVVTATPVASIPGRFRQGLDWITGRDIDADLDADGEEVRGDDEPDGGDLAATAVSKRRKRARKAEPGTGAAVEPGAFHGDEAFEQAAELAPDDTAVPKQESGHGARSAAPTADAPSPAPEELAAPPTEALPARAEQLVLDPGLTYTLPGDEVLLQGPPHKTRSAANDRVVEALTAVLTDFGVNAEVTGFTRGPTVTRYEVELGAGVKVERVTALSKNIAYAVASADVRILSPIPGKKAIGIEIPNADRETVALGDVLRSGPARRTEHPMVMGVGKDVEGGYVVANLAKMPHMLVAGATGAGKSSFVNSMITSIMMRATPEEVRMVLVDPKRVELTIYEGIPHLITPIITSPKKAAEALEWVVREMDTRYDDLAAFGYKHIDDFNQGVRSGKVKPLPGSERTITPYPYLLVIVDELADLMMVAPRDVEASIQRITQLARAAGIHLVLATQRPSVDVVTGLIKANVPSRLAFATSSLADSRVVLDQPGAEKLIGQGDALFLPMGAAKPMRVQGAWVTESEVHAVVDHVKAQLKPNYREDVVVPQVKKQVDEDIGDDLDLLLQAAELVVTTQFGSTSMLQRKLRVGFAKAGRLMDLLESREIVGPSEGSKARDVLVQPDDLPATLAGLRGETPPSAAGDAEPDPVAGGADVAYDDVRASSARGAFGDSDDYGAVYSEDDGDSEDAWALTDRS; encoded by the coding sequence ATGGCGACCCGTACGACTTCCCCCGCACGGTCCGCCGCACCAGGACGCAAGAAGGGCGGGAGTGCCGCCAAGGCGCCCGCGTCGCGGCCGCGCGGAACCAGGAAACAACCGGCAAGGCCCGCACTGCCGATCAGGATCGTGCGTGGCCTGTGGATGGGTACGGCGCATGTGATCGGTGGTACGGCGCGGTCGATCGGATCTGGCGCCAAGGGACTTGACCCTGCCCACCGGCGGGACGGGTTCGCGTTCCTCCTGCTCGCGCTGGCCGTGATCGTCGCGGTCCGGGAGTGGTTCGGCCTCTCAGGTAATGCGGGGGACTGGGTACATGCCGCCGCCGCCGGCGGGGTCGGCGTGCTCGCCGTGGTGATCCCTGTCATCCTGATATTCCTCGCAATCCGGTTGATGCGTCACCCGGATCGTGGGGAGGTGAACGGTCGCATCACGATCGGCATCAGCGCGATCGTGGTGGCCGTATGTGGGTTGGTGCACGTGGCATCAGGATTGCCCGCTCCGCCGAACTGGTTCGACGTCTTTGGCGCCGGCGGTCTGATCGGCTGGGTCGCAGCCAACCCGCTCTCGGCTGCCCTGACAATCTGGGTCACCATCCCGCTCCTTGCCCTGCTCGGCTTCTTCGGACTGCTGGTGGTGACCGCCACGCCCGTCGCGTCGATCCCGGGCCGCTTCCGCCAGGGACTGGACTGGATCACCGGACGTGACATCGATGCCGATCTCGATGCCGACGGTGAGGAAGTTCGCGGGGACGATGAACCGGACGGCGGCGATCTTGCCGCGACCGCCGTCAGCAAGCGCCGCAAGCGAGCCCGGAAGGCCGAGCCTGGGACCGGAGCCGCCGTCGAACCGGGTGCCTTCCACGGAGACGAGGCATTCGAGCAGGCCGCGGAGCTCGCACCGGACGATACGGCCGTGCCGAAGCAGGAATCCGGCCATGGCGCACGGTCGGCAGCACCGACCGCCGATGCTCCCTCACCGGCGCCCGAGGAGCTGGCCGCCCCGCCGACGGAGGCTTTGCCTGCGCGGGCCGAGCAGCTCGTCCTCGATCCAGGCCTGACGTACACGCTCCCAGGTGATGAGGTACTGCTGCAGGGCCCGCCGCACAAGACTCGCTCGGCGGCCAATGACCGGGTGGTTGAGGCGCTCACGGCAGTGCTCACGGACTTCGGCGTCAACGCGGAGGTGACGGGATTCACCCGTGGCCCCACGGTGACCCGGTACGAGGTGGAGCTCGGTGCGGGTGTGAAGGTGGAGCGCGTCACTGCGCTGAGCAAGAACATCGCCTATGCGGTGGCCTCGGCCGATGTGCGGATCCTCTCCCCGATCCCGGGCAAGAAGGCGATCGGCATCGAGATCCCGAACGCGGACCGCGAGACGGTGGCGCTGGGCGACGTGCTGCGCTCCGGCCCGGCGCGGCGCACTGAGCACCCGATGGTGATGGGGGTCGGCAAGGACGTTGAGGGCGGCTATGTGGTGGCCAACTTGGCGAAGATGCCGCACATGCTGGTGGCCGGTGCCACCGGTGCCGGTAAGTCCTCGTTCGTGAACTCCATGATCACCTCGATCATGATGCGTGCCACGCCCGAGGAAGTGCGGATGGTGCTGGTGGACCCCAAGCGGGTTGAGCTGACCATCTATGAGGGCATCCCGCACCTGATCACCCCGATCATCACCAGCCCAAAGAAGGCCGCGGAAGCGCTGGAGTGGGTGGTGCGGGAGATGGACACCCGCTATGACGACCTTGCCGCGTTCGGCTACAAGCACATTGACGACTTCAACCAGGGCGTGCGCAGCGGCAAGGTGAAACCGTTGCCGGGCAGCGAACGAACGATCACCCCCTACCCATACCTGCTCGTCATCGTGGATGAACTCGCTGATCTGATGATGGTGGCGCCGCGGGATGTGGAAGCGTCGATTCAGCGGATCACCCAGCTCGCTCGGGCGGCGGGTATTCACCTGGTGCTCGCCACGCAGCGACCCAGCGTGGACGTGGTCACGGGTCTGATCAAGGCGAACGTCCCCTCGCGACTGGCGTTCGCCACCTCTTCGCTGGCTGACTCACGTGTGGTGCTGGACCAACCCGGGGCCGAGAAGCTGATCGGTCAGGGTGACGCGCTGTTCCTGCCCATGGGCGCGGCCAAGCCGATGCGTGTACAAGGAGCCTGGGTCACTGAGTCCGAGGTCCACGCAGTGGTGGACCACGTCAAGGCGCAGCTCAAGCCGAACTACCGCGAGGACGTCGTTGTCCCGCAGGTCAAGAAGCAGGTGGATGAGGACATTGGCGACGATCTCGACCTGCTCCTGCAGGCGGCCGAACTCGTGGTGACCACGCAGTTCGGTTCGACATCGATGCTGCAGCGCAAGTTGCGCGTCGGGTTCGCCAAGGCGGGCAGGCTGATGGACCTGCTCGAATCCCGGGAGATCGTCGGCCCGTCTGAGGGGTCGAAGGCCCGAGACGTACTCGTACAGCCGGACGATCTGCCCGCGACCCTGGCTGGCCTGCGCGGGGAGACTCCGCCGAGCGCCGCTGGTGACGCAGAACCGGACCCGGTCGCTGGAGGCGCGGACGTGGCGTACGACGACGTTCGCGCCAGCAGCGCCCGAGGGGCTTTCGGGGACAGCGATGACTACGGCGCGGTCTATTCCGAGGACGACGGTGATTCCGAGGATGCCTGGGCTCTCACCGATCGTTCCTGA
- a CDS encoding TetR/AcrR family transcriptional regulator, producing the protein MARPRQYDDAVRRRLLDRASHLISTHGVGGLSLRQLAAEAETTTAAVYTLFGARDDLVRAVVDEGFSRFAAHLRSVERSANPGADLLALGMAYRRSARADPHFYRIMFGPGEFRSGADSMAEPTFVVLAEAVARLHPGVDQTRTQAEALRLWALAHGLVSLELAGLLPGDEHEHEARYRAALVSAPGAVGTSGVRTPQPPG; encoded by the coding sequence GTGGCCAGACCTCGCCAATACGACGACGCCGTTCGACGGCGGCTCCTCGACCGCGCCTCGCACCTGATCTCCACCCACGGCGTGGGCGGACTCTCCCTGCGCCAGCTCGCCGCCGAGGCCGAGACGACAACGGCCGCCGTCTACACGTTGTTCGGCGCGCGGGACGACCTCGTCCGTGCCGTCGTCGATGAAGGCTTCAGCCGGTTCGCCGCGCACCTGCGGTCTGTGGAGCGCAGCGCGAATCCGGGGGCAGACCTCCTCGCATTGGGAATGGCCTACCGGCGCAGTGCACGTGCCGACCCGCACTTCTACCGGATCATGTTCGGGCCCGGTGAGTTCCGCTCTGGTGCCGACAGCATGGCCGAACCCACATTCGTGGTGCTGGCAGAGGCCGTCGCCCGGCTACACCCTGGGGTCGACCAGACCCGTACACAGGCGGAAGCACTCCGCCTCTGGGCACTCGCTCACGGACTGGTCAGCCTGGAACTCGCCGGCCTGCTGCCCGGTGACGAGCACGAACACGAGGCGCGCTACCGCGCCGCATTAGTCAGTGCACCAGGGGCGGTTGGCACCTCCGGTGTCAGGACTCCACAACCACCGGGATGA
- a CDS encoding ribonuclease J produces MSHPHPDLKLPAPLTQGALRIVPLGGLGEVGRNMTVFEFEGRLLVIDCGVLFPEDHQPGVDLILPDFSYIEDRMDQIEAIVLTHGHEDHIGAVPYLLRMRQDIPIVGSKLSLAFIAAKLKEHRIKPVLREVAEGQRRKFGAFDLEFVAVNHSIPDALAVAVRTPAGMVLHTGDFKMDQLPLDSRITDLRAFARLGEEGVDLFMTDSTNAEVPGFTTPERDIGPVLDGVFAQAEGRIVVASFSSHVHRVQQVLDAAHAHGRRVALVGRSMVRNMTIASELGYLTVPDGVLIDVKKIDDLPDDRMVLMCTGSQGEPMAALSRIANRDHRVSVGPGDTVIFASSLIPGNENAVFRIINGLIRLGAKVVHQANARVHVSGHASAGELLYCYNIVRPKNVMPVHGEIRHLVANGALAVKTGVPPERVVLAEDGVVVDLKDGKARIAGAVPCGYVYVDGSSVGGVTEAELKDRRILGEEGFISIFVVVDSSTGAVVAGPELHVRGVAEGEEKLAEIVPEITKALKEAAAGGNADARQMQQVVRRVVGRYASSRLRRRPMIIPVVVES; encoded by the coding sequence ATGAGTCACCCGCACCCCGACCTGAAACTCCCCGCTCCGCTCACCCAGGGTGCCCTGCGCATCGTCCCGCTTGGCGGGCTCGGCGAGGTCGGGCGGAACATGACGGTGTTCGAGTTCGAGGGTCGTCTGCTGGTGATCGACTGCGGTGTGCTCTTTCCCGAGGACCATCAGCCCGGCGTCGACCTGATCCTGCCGGACTTCAGTTACATCGAAGACCGGATGGACCAGATCGAAGCAATCGTGCTGACGCACGGTCATGAGGACCACATCGGTGCCGTGCCTTACCTGCTGCGGATGCGGCAGGACATTCCGATCGTCGGATCCAAGCTGTCACTCGCGTTCATCGCCGCCAAACTCAAGGAGCACCGGATCAAGCCGGTGCTGCGCGAAGTGGCCGAGGGGCAACGACGGAAGTTCGGTGCCTTTGATCTCGAGTTCGTGGCGGTGAACCACTCGATCCCCGATGCGCTCGCGGTGGCAGTGCGCACTCCGGCCGGCATGGTCCTGCACACCGGTGACTTCAAGATGGACCAGTTGCCGCTGGACTCGCGCATCACCGATCTGCGCGCCTTCGCTCGCCTCGGCGAGGAGGGGGTGGACCTGTTCATGACCGACTCCACCAACGCCGAAGTGCCCGGGTTCACCACACCCGAGCGCGATATCGGACCAGTGCTGGACGGCGTGTTCGCTCAGGCCGAGGGTCGGATCGTGGTTGCGTCCTTCTCCTCCCACGTCCACCGTGTCCAGCAAGTGCTCGATGCGGCCCATGCGCACGGTCGTCGGGTCGCTCTGGTGGGCCGTTCCATGGTGCGGAACATGACCATCGCTTCAGAACTGGGCTACCTCACAGTTCCGGACGGAGTGCTGATCGACGTCAAGAAGATCGACGATCTCCCGGACGACCGGATGGTGCTGATGTGCACCGGATCCCAGGGGGAGCCGATGGCGGCACTCTCCCGGATCGCCAATCGCGACCACCGTGTCTCCGTTGGTCCGGGCGACACGGTGATCTTCGCCTCGTCGTTGATCCCGGGCAACGAGAACGCGGTGTTCCGGATCATCAACGGTCTGATCCGGCTCGGTGCGAAGGTCGTCCACCAGGCCAACGCCCGTGTACACGTCTCCGGCCACGCCTCGGCGGGCGAGCTGCTCTACTGCTACAACATCGTGCGACCGAAGAACGTCATGCCGGTGCACGGTGAGATCCGGCACCTGGTGGCGAACGGCGCGCTCGCGGTGAAGACCGGTGTGCCGCCGGAGCGGGTGGTGCTCGCCGAGGACGGCGTCGTGGTCGACCTCAAAGACGGAAAGGCAAGGATCGCCGGGGCGGTGCCCTGCGGATATGTCTACGTGGATGGTTCCTCCGTCGGCGGCGTCACCGAAGCAGAGCTCAAGGATCGACGCATTCTCGGTGAAGAGGGCTTCATCTCAATCTTCGTGGTGGTGGACTCCTCCACGGGCGCCGTGGTGGCCGGGCCCGAGTTGCACGTGCGCGGTGTCGCCGAAGGTGAGGAGAAGCTGGCCGAGATCGTCCCCGAGATCACCAAGGCGCTGAAGGAGGCTGCTGCCGGAGGTAATGCGGACGCCCGGCAGATGCAGCAGGTGGTGCGGCGCGTGGTGGGCCGTTACGCGTCGAGCCGGCTGCGGCGTCGGCCGATGATCATCCCGGTGGTTGTGGAGTCCTGA
- the dapA gene encoding 4-hydroxy-tetrahydrodipicolinate synthase, producing the protein MSSSSRPPRTFGSVSVAMVTPMKPDGTIDISASRRLARHLVNSGADGLVLNGTTGESPTTHQPEKDEFVAAVVDEVGAEAMIIGGAGSNDTAHAVRIAEAAERTGVHGILVVSPYYNRPSQEGVYRHLRTIVESTSLPAMLYDIPGRTGVAIGDEILDRLAEHPQIHAVKDATGNVAQGFDRMRRTGLEYYSGDDNLNLAWLVHGASGLVSVVSHLEAGRYADLVRAVDTGDLYTARDLSAQLAPVVEAIMAGGQGAVMAKAALQLQGHLAHRSVRSPLVEANAAEMADLRTALILHDLLEDVDR; encoded by the coding sequence ATGTCCAGTTCGTCGCGTCCGCCGCGCACCTTCGGTTCCGTCAGCGTCGCCATGGTGACGCCGATGAAGCCGGACGGCACCATCGACATTTCGGCCTCGCGTCGACTGGCCCGGCACCTGGTGAACTCCGGTGCAGACGGTCTCGTGCTGAACGGGACCACGGGTGAATCACCGACGACGCATCAGCCGGAGAAGGACGAATTCGTCGCCGCGGTGGTCGATGAAGTGGGTGCCGAGGCGATGATCATCGGCGGTGCGGGTTCGAATGACACCGCGCACGCCGTGCGGATTGCCGAGGCTGCCGAGCGCACGGGCGTGCACGGCATCCTCGTCGTCTCCCCGTACTACAACCGCCCGTCACAAGAGGGCGTTTACCGGCACCTGCGCACCATCGTGGAGTCCACCAGCCTACCGGCGATGCTGTACGACATCCCCGGCCGGACCGGCGTGGCCATTGGGGACGAGATCCTCGACCGGCTCGCCGAACACCCGCAGATCCATGCGGTCAAAGACGCCACCGGGAACGTCGCGCAGGGCTTCGACAGGATGCGCCGGACCGGGCTCGAGTACTACTCCGGGGACGACAATCTCAACCTGGCCTGGCTCGTGCACGGCGCCTCCGGGCTCGTCTCGGTGGTCAGCCACCTGGAGGCGGGCCGGTACGCCGATCTCGTGCGGGCCGTCGACACCGGCGACCTGTACACCGCCCGCGACCTGTCTGCCCAGCTGGCCCCCGTCGTCGAGGCCATCATGGCCGGCGGCCAGGGAGCCGTCATGGCCAAGGCCGCCCTGCAGTTGCAAGGTCATCTCGCGCACCGCTCGGTGCGCTCACCGCTGGTTGAGGCCAACGCGGCCGAGATGGCCGATCTGCGCACCGCCCTGATCCTGCACGACCTACTCGAGGATGTCGATCGATGA
- a CDS encoding GNAT family N-acetyltransferase, with protein sequence MAHQHGLQADVSVRPSVTGDAATLGLVHVQAWRASLAGLVPPSALDELDPETFTAAWRAAIAEPPSAKHRMLTACAGPQVVGFAALAPAPQTRETGEIVALEVHPEHARAGHGSRLLAACTDILRSTGATHVRAWAVEGDEARAAFLTSAGLEPIGVRRVLEVAGATVYETAWSAVF encoded by the coding sequence ATGGCACACCAGCACGGCCTCCAGGCCGACGTCTCCGTCCGGCCCTCTGTCACGGGCGATGCCGCAACGCTCGGCCTGGTGCATGTGCAGGCGTGGCGAGCGTCGTTGGCGGGGCTCGTGCCGCCGTCCGCGCTCGATGAGCTCGATCCGGAAACGTTCACGGCCGCGTGGCGTGCAGCGATCGCCGAACCACCGTCGGCGAAACACCGGATGCTCACGGCGTGCGCCGGGCCCCAGGTGGTCGGCTTCGCTGCACTCGCCCCCGCGCCGCAGACCCGGGAGACGGGCGAGATCGTCGCCCTCGAAGTGCACCCTGAACACGCCCGTGCCGGCCACGGTTCGCGTCTACTCGCCGCATGTACCGACATCCTGCGCAGTACCGGCGCCACCCATGTGCGCGCTTGGGCCGTTGAAGGCGACGAGGCCCGCGCCGCCTTCCTCACCTCGGCCGGCCTGGAACCCATCGGGGTGCGGCGGGTGCTCGAGGTGGCGGGCGCTACCGTGTACGAGACCGCATGGTCTGCCGTGTTCTGA
- a CDS encoding TIGR00645 family protein has translation MSELPEAENPAGRHPGASPLGYLIFLSRWLQVPLYLGLIVAQAVYVWQFMKELWHLIEYTVLGDETHVHADYADMTSEAQTMLFVLGLVDVVMISNLLIMVIIGGYETFVSRIRLNNHPDQPEWLSHVNANVLKTKLAMSIIGISSIHLLRTFINSEHVTPETMMWQTLIHIAFILSAIALAWIDKMSLSQSERAAKARAQAQPDAHSPA, from the coding sequence GTGTCCGAACTCCCCGAGGCGGAAAACCCCGCCGGCCGGCATCCCGGCGCCTCCCCGCTGGGTTATCTGATCTTTCTCTCCCGCTGGTTGCAGGTCCCCCTCTACCTCGGGCTCATCGTGGCCCAGGCCGTCTATGTGTGGCAGTTCATGAAGGAGCTGTGGCACCTCATCGAGTACACCGTGCTCGGCGATGAGACGCACGTCCATGCCGACTACGCGGACATGACCAGCGAGGCACAGACGATGCTCTTCGTCCTCGGGCTGGTGGACGTGGTGATGATCTCGAACCTCTTGATCATGGTGATCATCGGCGGTTATGAGACGTTCGTCTCCCGGATCCGGCTGAACAACCACCCGGACCAGCCGGAGTGGCTCTCACACGTGAATGCCAATGTGCTCAAGACCAAGCTGGCGATGTCGATTATCGGGATCTCCTCGATCCACCTGTTGCGCACTTTCATCAACAGTGAGCATGTGACGCCGGAGACGATGATGTGGCAGACCCTGATCCATATCGCGTTCATCCTCTCCGCGATTGCTCTCGCCTGGATCGACAAGATGTCACTGAGTCAGTCCGAGCGGGCGGCGAAGGCTCGTGCGCAAGCGCAACCGGACGCCCACTCCCCCGCCTGA